Part of the Sinorhizobium sp. BG8 genome, GAACGGGTCGCCGCATACTGCGCTTCCGCGGATTCGTCGGCCTCGGTCAGGCGGCCATCTTCGAGCTTGACGACTTCGTCGAGCAACGTGTCGATCTCGCCGGTAACCTTTCGCGCATCGCCCGTGGAGACGCGCACAGCACCCGCATTGTCGCCGGCCAGGACCAGCGAGCGGACACGATCGTCCTGCTTGCGGAATTCCGCGGTGAGACCGGCCAGCTTGTTCCAGTAAGCCTTGCCTGCTTCCGTGGAGATTGCCTGGATTGCGTTGAAATCTTCATCATAGCTAGCCCGGGCGGCATCGCTCGTCTCGATGTACTTGTTAGCCTCGGCAGGGCTCGTCGCCGCCAGCATGTTCTTCTGTTGGCGGATCTGCTGGAGCTGCATGATGTTCAATTGCTGCGTCCACTTGAGACGTGCCGCCGGGCCGGCGAGCACGTCACCGAGCGTCGTATTCAGTCCACCGAGACTGTAGATCCCGTAGATCGCTGTTCCCAGCAACATGGACACGATGAGGCCAAAGGCCACGAAAAGCTTTAGCTTGATTGAAAGGCGCATGGTGTTCTCCTCCCCCTAGTTCGAAGGGGCGGTTTGCGAGCGATCGCGTTGCGACGAAAAAATGGCTTTGAGGTTCGGTAGGATAATGAACTCGCCCCCGCGCTTGACGAGGCAATTGATGTAGTCGGCCCGCCAGCGCATGCCGACGCTCGGTGGCGCCTCGCTGGCAACCCTTGGAAGTGAAGTGACCTCGTAGACCTTGTCGGTGCGGATGCCGATCAGCGTCTCCTCGCCGTCCAGATCCATCTCGATGACGACGATGCGGCTGTCGATCGTGGTCTTGGTCGCCTCCATGCCGAAGGCCAGGCGAATATCCGCGAGCGGTATGACCTTGCCGCGGAAGTTGATCACGCTCGCAACGAAGGGCTTGCTGCCCGGGACGTGCGTTTCCGGCAGGAGATCCAGTATTTCCTGCACGAATTTCGCCTCGATGGCGAAGGTCTCGCCGTTGAGGTTGAAGGTGAGTACGGAGAGCTCGTCCTCTCCGTTCCAGAGGTTTTCGACGTCGTGTCTGCGAATTGCCGTGTTCATCCCGCTGCCCGCAACTGCGCCTCCTGCTGTTGTCCCACGGCCACGAGGTGCGCGACATCGAGGATCAGGGCCACTCCCCCGTCACCGAGAATGGTGGCGCCGGAGAAGGTCACCACGTCGTGATGCAGCTTGGACATGGATTTGATGACTGTCTGGTGGTCGCCGATGATCTGGTCGACGACGAGGCCCACGCGCTCGTCTCCCGTCGAGATGACGACGACCTTCTGATGCGGATCGGGTGGCGTTCCCGTGTCGAAGAGCTCGCGGAGCCTCAGGAACGGAACCAGTGCATCCCGGAGCGAGATGAAGCTGCGGCCGCGCGAACGCAGATCCTGTTCGAGCGAAAGTTCGAGGCACTCCTCCACCGCCGAAAGCGGAATGACGTAGCATCCGCCGCCGACGCGCACGAGCAGGCCGTCGATGATGGCGAGCGTCAGCGGAATGCGCAGCGAGATCTCGGATCCTTCGCCGGGCCGGCTGACGACGTCGATCGCGCCGCGTAGCGCCTCGACGGTCTTCTTGACGACATCCATGCCGACGCCGCGCCCGGAGAGATTGGTGATCTGCTGAGCGGTCGAGAAGCCGGGCTGGAAGATGAGTTGCAGCAGCTCCTGGTCGCTGAGCGTGGCGCCGGGCTGGATTATCCCGGAAGACTCCGCCTTCGCCCTCACCCTCTCGCGGTTGATGCCTCGGCCGTCGTCCTTGATCGTGATGACGACCTCGCCGCCGGTCTGCCGGGCGGAGAGCAGCACCTGCCCGACCGGGGACTTGCCGGCCGCGACGCGTTCATCCGGCTGCTCGAGCCCGTGGTCGATGGAGTTGCGCACGAGATGCACCAGCGGGTCGGCCAGCCGGTCGATGACCGTCTTGTCGACCTCGGTCGTCTCGCCTTCGGTGATCAGCTCGATCTCCTTGCCGGTCTCGCGCGACAGATCGTGCACGAGGCGACGGAAGCGGCTGAAGAGGCTTGCGACGGGCATCATGCGCAACACCATCATCGTGTCGCGCAGCTCGCCGGAGAGCCGCTCGATTTCTTCGGATACCGAGCGCAGTCCGAGATCGGCAGCGGTTCCCGCCAGCTGCGTGAGGCGCGACTGCGCGATCACCAGCTCGCCGACGCGGTCCATCATCTCGTCGAGCCGCTCGGCCGGAACGCGGACGTTCTCCGCGGCCTTGTTGTTGTTATTGCTGTTGCTGGTTTTCGGATCGCTCTGGGGCGCCGGAGCCTCGCGCTCCTGGGCAACCGCGGGCACGGGCGCGCTTGCGGTGGTAGCGGGCTTCGTCTCCTCGG contains:
- a CDS encoding chemotaxis protein CheA — its product is MSNPDPISVFRTEAAELLEQIETGLLDLTHSLDDKDQIDAVFRGLHTLKGSGAMFGFDALAAFTHHCETAFDRVRKGDVPATQQLVSAVLAAQDHMRALLETPNGDHDARSAALLSALHSAVNGGAPVAAAPVAAAPVKSEEKPKAGGAKTWQIRFSLPANSMANGTNPLGLLDEMRDLGDCRIVADTSAVPSFDMLNPTDIHLAWDVTLTTEKPRSDIEDVFIFVMDEMQLEISEVNAASVTPAEETKPATTASAPVPAVAQEREAPAPQSDPKTSNSNNNNKAAENVRVPAERLDEMMDRVGELVIAQSRLTQLAGTAADLGLRSVSEEIERLSGELRDTMMVLRMMPVASLFSRFRRLVHDLSRETGKEIELITEGETTEVDKTVIDRLADPLVHLVRNSIDHGLEQPDERVAAGKSPVGQVLLSARQTGGEVVITIKDDGRGINRERVRAKAESSGIIQPGATLSDQELLQLIFQPGFSTAQQITNLSGRGVGMDVVKKTVEALRGAIDVVSRPGEGSEISLRIPLTLAIIDGLLVRVGGGCYVIPLSAVEECLELSLEQDLRSRGRSFISLRDALVPFLRLRELFDTGTPPDPHQKVVVISTGDERVGLVVDQIIGDHQTVIKSMSKLHHDVVTFSGATILGDGGVALILDVAHLVAVGQQQEAQLRAAG
- a CDS encoding chemotaxis protein CheW, which encodes MNTAIRRHDVENLWNGEDELSVLTFNLNGETFAIEAKFVQEILDLLPETHVPGSKPFVASVINFRGKVIPLADIRLAFGMEATKTTIDSRIVVIEMDLDGEETLIGIRTDKVYEVTSLPRVASEAPPSVGMRWRADYINCLVKRGGEFIILPNLKAIFSSQRDRSQTAPSN